A region of Pyxidicoccus parkwaysis DNA encodes the following proteins:
- a CDS encoding FAD-binding oxidoreductase, producing the protein MSMPALRQFQRVEPERVERACAELLRTLSQGQVRRDEDTLAAYARDESDSGVYRPDAVVYPETAEQVSAVFKVCNAHGVPFTPCGARSGKSGGSLPLCGGMAVSLERMKRIRSISVEDLTAVVEPGVVTGDFMKAVEAVGLFYPPDPNSWEFCTLGGNVAENAGGPRALKYGVTRDYVIGLEWVLPDGEIVRVGRRTIKGVAGYDLVGLFVGSEGTLGVATEITLQLIPLPRKVMTALVVFPSVMQAARGVSAVLAAGILPRCLELIDDVALRAVDGRGFHFPPGAGAAVIAEVDGNNEDGLLAELSQLGDICTAQGATQTLAAQDDSQREKLWAARRSISPALRALKPHKISEDIVVPRSKIPEIIERLKAMGAEMGLTVATYGHAGDGNLHANILYEGPHQRPLVEEALRRMLVMTVELGGTITGEHGVGHAKREYLSLEQQPALIELQRRLKLFFDPSGLLNPEKIFPAPERS; encoded by the coding sequence ATGAGCATGCCCGCGCTGCGCCAGTTCCAGCGCGTGGAGCCCGAGCGCGTGGAGCGCGCCTGCGCGGAACTGCTGCGCACTCTGTCACAGGGACAGGTGCGGCGCGACGAGGACACGCTCGCCGCCTATGCGCGCGACGAGTCGGACAGCGGCGTGTACCGCCCGGACGCCGTCGTCTATCCGGAGACGGCCGAGCAGGTGTCCGCCGTCTTCAAGGTGTGCAACGCGCACGGCGTGCCCTTCACGCCCTGCGGGGCGCGCAGCGGAAAGAGTGGGGGCTCGCTGCCCCTGTGCGGTGGCATGGCGGTGAGCCTGGAGCGCATGAAGCGCATCCGCTCCATCTCCGTGGAGGACCTCACGGCCGTGGTGGAGCCCGGCGTGGTGACGGGCGACTTCATGAAGGCCGTGGAGGCGGTGGGCCTCTTCTATCCACCGGACCCGAACTCGTGGGAGTTCTGCACGCTGGGCGGCAACGTCGCTGAGAACGCGGGCGGCCCCCGCGCGCTGAAGTACGGCGTCACGCGCGACTACGTCATCGGCCTGGAGTGGGTGCTGCCGGACGGTGAAATCGTCCGCGTGGGCCGGCGCACCATCAAGGGCGTGGCCGGCTATGACCTCGTGGGCCTCTTCGTCGGCTCGGAGGGCACGCTGGGCGTGGCCACCGAAATCACGCTCCAGCTCATCCCCCTGCCGCGCAAGGTGATGACCGCGTTGGTGGTCTTCCCCTCCGTCATGCAGGCCGCGCGCGGCGTGTCCGCGGTGCTCGCCGCCGGCATCCTCCCGCGCTGCCTGGAGCTCATCGACGACGTGGCCCTGCGCGCGGTGGACGGCCGCGGCTTCCACTTCCCGCCGGGCGCCGGCGCCGCCGTCATCGCCGAGGTGGACGGCAACAACGAGGACGGCCTGCTCGCCGAGCTCTCGCAGCTGGGTGACATCTGCACCGCCCAGGGCGCCACGCAGACGCTGGCCGCGCAGGACGACTCCCAGCGCGAGAAGCTCTGGGCCGCGCGCCGCTCCATTTCCCCTGCGCTCCGTGCTCTCAAGCCTCACAAGATTTCCGAGGACATCGTCGTCCCGCGTTCAAAGATTCCGGAAATCATCGAGCGGCTGAAGGCCATGGGTGCGGAAATGGGACTCACCGTGGCCACGTATGGCCATGCGGGCGACGGAAACTTGCACGCCAACATTCTCTATGAGGGCCCGCATCAAAGGCCGCTCGTGGAGGAGGCCCTGCGCCGCATGCTGGTGATGACGGTGGAGCTGGGCGGCACGATCACAGGCGAGCACGGTGTAGGCCACGCCAAGCGGGAATATTTGTCGCTGGAGCAGCAGCCAGCGCTCATCGAATTGCAGCGGCGCCTCAAGCTCTTCTTTGACCCATCAGGGCTGCTCAATCCCGAGAAAATCTTCCCCGCGCCCGAGCGTTCTTAA
- the folE gene encoding GTP cyclohydrolase I, which yields MARAVEDFLAAAGLSLKGDANLVGTPERVAEAWVNEFLDGYAQTPEAALGETFPAPANSSGELVVVTDLRFHSMCPHHLLPFTGRAHVAYVPGSRVVGFGRLSALVDCFAHRLILQEDLARQVAGSLARVLGSPATACIIEAEQSCMRLRGDRQRDAVTHAEAYEGRLRRDGALRRELWARLGARR from the coding sequence ATGGCCCGCGCGGTGGAGGACTTCCTGGCCGCCGCCGGCCTGTCCTTGAAGGGAGATGCCAACCTCGTGGGCACTCCCGAGCGCGTGGCCGAGGCCTGGGTGAACGAGTTCCTGGACGGCTACGCCCAGACGCCCGAGGCGGCGCTGGGCGAGACGTTCCCCGCGCCGGCCAACTCCTCTGGAGAGCTGGTGGTGGTGACGGACCTGCGCTTCCACTCCATGTGCCCGCACCACCTGCTGCCCTTCACCGGGCGCGCCCACGTGGCCTACGTGCCGGGCTCGCGCGTGGTGGGCTTCGGCCGGCTGTCCGCCCTGGTGGACTGCTTCGCGCACCGGCTCATCCTCCAGGAGGATTTGGCCCGGCAGGTGGCCGGCTCCCTGGCGCGCGTGCTCGGCAGTCCCGCCACCGCGTGCATCATCGAAGCGGAGCAGTCGTGCATGCGCCTGCGCGGCGACCGGCAGCGCGACGCCGTCACCCACGCGGAGGCCTACGAGGGCCGCCTGCGGCGCGACGGAGCGCTCCGCCGCGAGCTGTGGGCGCGGCTGGGGGCCCGCCGATGA
- a CDS encoding Rieske (2Fe-2S) protein yields MQGHLGGDFIPVATLADLDARGRAVVTLGGTRVALVRVEGRLHALDDTCPHRGGPLSEGDLEGHVLHCPLHAWPFDVRTGQCLRPGARVRIYEVRVEGEHILLSASASGSFPAR; encoded by the coding sequence ATGCAAGGACACCTGGGCGGCGACTTCATTCCGGTGGCGACGCTGGCGGACCTCGACGCGCGGGGCCGCGCGGTGGTGACACTGGGCGGCACCCGGGTGGCGCTCGTGCGGGTGGAGGGGCGCCTCCATGCCCTGGACGACACCTGCCCCCATCGGGGCGGGCCGCTGTCCGAAGGAGACCTGGAGGGCCACGTGCTGCACTGCCCGTTACATGCCTGGCCGTTCGACGTGCGGACGGGGCAGTGCTTGCGACCCGGGGCCCGCGTCCGCATCTACGAGGTGCGCGTGGAGGGTGAGCACATCCTTTTGTCCGCGTCCGCATCGGGTAGCTTCCCGGCCCGCTGA
- a CDS encoding zinc-regulated TonB-dependent outer membrane receptor produces the protein MSTVSRRPSDAFFVVSVVTLLSTASAAAQETSPPTQSPPPAADAGTPGAAEAPPAELSPEELEEIQKALGADTKSAQQNAPTGTSTAPQSSPQGNTLSVPGVTSSGTNFLDLSFILDVAGAAFSSKEPLQTGGHDPTKNGFNLQQLELSIGSVVDPYFRFDSNLVFSQFGVEIEEAYGTTLALPANLQVRAGQFLTKFGRLNPTHPHAWDFVDQPFAIGRVFGSEGNRGLGTEVSWLTPLPWYVELIGSATDATGEGTARSFLGASDERVLSPLDLQLTGVVKQFFPLSDNVSLMWGLSAATGPNASGYRNRTDVYGTDVYLRYRPITEASTTLITFQAEGFYRRRQVPGDVLTDFNAYAQAAWRFSQRWATAARYELGTPAKGEGGATVTDPLDPEWTKDRQRVSANVTFWPTEFSRLRLQGAMDRAGWRDSPDYSVFLALELVTGAHGAHAF, from the coding sequence GTGTCCACCGTCTCGCGGCGTCCGAGTGACGCCTTCTTCGTCGTGTCCGTCGTCACCCTCCTGTCCACCGCCAGCGCCGCGGCGCAGGAGACATCTCCCCCCACACAGTCCCCTCCCCCCGCGGCCGACGCTGGCACTCCCGGAGCGGCGGAGGCGCCCCCCGCCGAGCTCAGCCCGGAGGAGCTGGAGGAAATCCAGAAGGCGCTGGGCGCCGACACGAAGTCGGCGCAGCAGAACGCGCCCACCGGCACCTCCACCGCGCCGCAGTCCTCGCCCCAGGGCAACACGCTCTCCGTGCCGGGCGTCACGTCCAGCGGCACCAACTTCCTGGACCTGAGCTTCATCCTCGACGTGGCCGGCGCGGCCTTCTCGTCGAAGGAGCCCCTGCAGACCGGCGGGCATGACCCCACCAAGAACGGCTTCAACCTCCAGCAGTTGGAGCTGTCCATCGGCTCGGTGGTGGACCCGTACTTCCGCTTCGACTCCAACCTGGTCTTCAGCCAGTTCGGCGTGGAAATCGAAGAGGCGTATGGCACCACGCTGGCCTTGCCCGCCAACCTCCAGGTGCGCGCGGGCCAGTTCCTCACGAAGTTCGGGCGCCTCAACCCCACGCACCCGCATGCCTGGGACTTCGTGGACCAGCCCTTCGCCATCGGCCGCGTCTTCGGCAGCGAGGGCAACCGCGGCCTGGGCACGGAGGTGTCCTGGCTCACGCCCCTGCCCTGGTACGTGGAGCTCATCGGCAGCGCCACGGACGCCACGGGCGAGGGCACCGCGCGCAGCTTCCTCGGCGCGTCCGACGAGCGCGTGCTGTCCCCGCTGGACCTTCAGCTCACCGGCGTGGTGAAGCAGTTCTTCCCGCTGTCGGACAACGTGTCCCTCATGTGGGGCCTGTCCGCCGCCACCGGGCCCAACGCCAGCGGCTACCGCAACCGCACGGACGTGTACGGCACGGACGTGTACCTGCGCTACCGGCCCATCACCGAGGCGAGCACCACGCTCATCACCTTCCAGGCGGAGGGCTTCTACCGCCGCCGGCAGGTGCCCGGTGACGTGCTCACGGACTTCAACGCCTACGCCCAGGCCGCGTGGCGCTTCTCGCAGCGGTGGGCCACCGCCGCGCGCTACGAGCTGGGCACGCCCGCGAAGGGCGAGGGCGGCGCCACCGTCACCGACCCGCTGGACCCCGAGTGGACCAAGGACCGGCAGCGCGTCTCCGCCAACGTCACCTTCTGGCCCACCGAGTTCTCCCGCCTGCGCCTCCAGGGCGCCATGGACCGGGCGGGCTGGCGCGACTCACCGGACTACTCCGTGTTCCTCGCGCTCGAGCTCGTCACGGGCGCCCACGGCGCCCACGCCTTCTGA
- a CDS encoding metal ABC transporter substrate-binding protein — MRHFRLLAALCAALSFFAAAPARADLNVVTTVPDLAALTKAVGGEHVQVQSLALSSQDPHFVDAKPNLALALNRADLLIAVGLDLEIGWLPTLQQGARNPKILVNNPGFLNASQFARILEIPQGKVDRSLGDVHPGGNPHYLYDPREALAVARGITDRLAQLDPKNAAAYKANLAKFTDELEKARAGWEQRLAGMKGAPVIAYHKTTAYLADWLGFDSIAFLEPKPGIPPNPSHVASVLAQARQQKARMVLIESYYPDTTAKLVASKIPAPLVIIHGGTDFRAGETYIQHIDELVGRLEKALAGKGN, encoded by the coding sequence ATGCGACACTTCCGTCTTCTCGCGGCCCTGTGCGCCGCCCTTTCCTTCTTCGCCGCCGCGCCCGCGCGTGCGGACCTCAACGTCGTCACCACCGTGCCGGACCTCGCCGCGCTCACCAAGGCGGTGGGAGGTGAGCACGTGCAGGTGCAGTCGCTGGCGCTGTCCAGCCAGGACCCGCACTTCGTGGACGCCAAGCCCAACCTCGCGCTGGCCCTCAACCGCGCGGACCTGCTCATCGCCGTCGGCCTGGACTTGGAGATTGGCTGGCTGCCCACGCTCCAGCAGGGCGCGCGCAACCCCAAAATCCTGGTGAACAACCCGGGCTTCCTCAACGCCTCGCAGTTCGCCCGCATCCTGGAGATTCCCCAGGGCAAGGTGGACCGCAGCCTCGGTGACGTCCACCCGGGCGGCAACCCGCACTACCTCTACGACCCGCGCGAGGCCCTGGCCGTGGCTCGCGGAATCACCGACCGGCTCGCGCAGCTCGACCCCAAGAATGCCGCCGCCTACAAGGCCAACCTCGCGAAGTTCACCGACGAGCTGGAGAAGGCGCGAGCGGGCTGGGAGCAGCGGCTGGCCGGCATGAAGGGTGCGCCCGTCATCGCCTACCACAAGACGACGGCGTACCTGGCGGACTGGCTCGGCTTCGACTCCATCGCCTTCCTGGAGCCCAAGCCCGGCATCCCACCCAACCCGTCGCACGTGGCCTCGGTGCTGGCGCAGGCCCGGCAGCAGAAGGCGCGCATGGTGCTCATCGAGAGCTACTACCCGGACACCACCGCGAAGCTCGTGGCCTCGAAGATTCCGGCGCCGCTCGTCATCATCCACGGCGGCACGGACTTCCGCGCGGGCGAGACGTACATCCAGCACATCGACGAGCTGGTGGGGCGCCTGGAGAAGGCGCTCGCAGGCAAGGGGAACTGA
- a CDS encoding metal ABC transporter ATP-binding protein, which translates to MKTDDISDPLTAEHAVSPSFTPGEPLLTCEKLVIGYNDKAMLPPIDMVIRRGQFVAVVGRNGSGKSTWFKTLLGMVAPVSGEIRLSSPAMRSAYVPQTSAIDSLLPIRARELASWGRLRGWSFLWPFSRKADRDAVEGALETAGAKAIAPRPYRELSEGQKQRTLLARLIATEADMVLLDEPTAAMDAVAERETMQRLCALARKRGLGVVVVVHDLEVAAEHADTLLFVDRETSAFVVGDAQTVFCHPAFRRQYGDEYCHRAPKGPHRGNDAR; encoded by the coding sequence GTGAAGACCGATGACATCTCAGACCCGTTGACCGCCGAGCACGCGGTGTCCCCGAGCTTCACGCCCGGCGAGCCGCTGCTCACGTGCGAGAAGCTGGTCATCGGCTACAACGACAAGGCCATGCTGCCGCCCATCGACATGGTCATCCGGCGCGGCCAGTTCGTGGCGGTGGTGGGCCGCAACGGCTCCGGCAAGAGCACCTGGTTCAAGACGCTGCTGGGCATGGTGGCGCCGGTGTCGGGCGAGATCCGCCTCAGCTCGCCGGCGATGCGCAGCGCGTACGTGCCGCAGACGTCCGCCATCGACTCGCTGCTGCCGATTCGCGCGCGCGAGCTGGCCTCCTGGGGCCGGCTGCGCGGGTGGAGCTTCCTCTGGCCCTTCTCACGCAAGGCGGACCGGGACGCGGTGGAGGGCGCGCTGGAGACGGCGGGCGCCAAGGCGATTGCGCCGCGCCCCTACCGCGAGCTGTCCGAGGGCCAGAAGCAGCGCACGCTGCTGGCGCGGCTCATCGCCACCGAGGCGGACATGGTGCTGCTGGACGAGCCCACCGCCGCCATGGACGCCGTCGCCGAGCGCGAGACGATGCAGCGGCTGTGCGCGCTGGCGCGCAAGCGCGGCCTGGGCGTGGTGGTGGTGGTCCACGACCTGGAGGTGGCCGCCGAGCACGCGGACACCCTGCTCTTCGTCGACCGCGAGACGTCCGCCTTCGTCGTGGGCGACGCGCAGACAGTGTTCTGCCACCCCGCCTTCCGCCGCCAGTACGGCGACGAGTACTGCCACCGCGCACCCAAGGGACCCCACCGTGGAAACGATGCTCGCTGA
- a CDS encoding metal ABC transporter permease codes for METMLAEPSKWQEFMAGFELFRDPLLCALIAGGVLGFLSVYVVLRRMVFVSAAVAQSAGLGVALAFFAGIHLGFHVEPVLGATALALAATLLLMTEPTKLKLTRESLLGLAYALSGGAAILVGDRIAQEAHDIQGILFGTAVLVTPEQLHTVAIAGALVMVIHLWWFRGITFASFDRIGAHVQGLPVRLLDGVLMVSIGVMVGVCARALGALPVFAFSTLSAIAALMLELRLPATFLVATLAGTISGVGGYLFAYFYDFPVGGSQTVFAGVLVGVAMALRGLVRLVAPAR; via the coding sequence GTGGAAACGATGCTCGCTGAGCCCTCCAAGTGGCAGGAGTTCATGGCGGGGTTCGAGCTGTTCCGAGACCCGCTCCTGTGCGCCCTCATCGCCGGGGGCGTGCTGGGCTTCCTGAGCGTGTACGTGGTGCTGCGGCGCATGGTGTTCGTCAGCGCCGCGGTGGCCCAGTCCGCGGGCCTGGGCGTGGCCCTGGCCTTCTTCGCGGGCATCCACCTGGGCTTCCACGTGGAGCCCGTGCTGGGCGCCACCGCGCTGGCCCTGGCCGCCACGCTGCTGCTGATGACGGAGCCCACGAAGCTGAAGCTCACGCGCGAGAGCCTGCTCGGCCTCGCCTACGCGCTGTCCGGCGGCGCGGCGATTCTGGTGGGAGACCGCATCGCCCAGGAGGCCCATGACATCCAGGGCATCCTCTTCGGCACCGCCGTGCTGGTGACGCCCGAGCAGCTCCACACCGTGGCCATTGCCGGCGCGCTCGTCATGGTCATCCACCTGTGGTGGTTCCGGGGCATCACCTTCGCCAGCTTCGACCGCATCGGCGCGCACGTGCAGGGGCTGCCGGTGCGCCTGCTGGACGGCGTGCTGATGGTCTCCATCGGCGTCATGGTGGGCGTGTGTGCCCGGGCCCTGGGCGCGCTTCCCGTGTTCGCCTTCTCGACGCTGTCCGCCATCGCCGCGCTGATGCTGGAGCTGCGCCTTCCGGCGACCTTCCTCGTGGCCACCCTCGCGGGCACCATCTCCGGTGTCGGCGGCTACCTCTTCGCCTACTTCTACGACTTCCCGGTGGGCGGCTCGCAGACGGTGTTCGCCGGGGTGCTGGTGGGCGTGGCCATGGCGCTGCGGGGCCTCGTGCGGTTGGTGGCACCGGCACGCTGA
- a CDS encoding isochorismatase family protein — translation MPTFRLKLDQAALLVVDIQERLCAAMDRDALDRMLARTNAAIEGARALGLPIIVTEQYSKGLGPTHSLVRMRLSDVKPVEKMEFSAAVPDTLAALGNRRQVLVAGMEAHICVFQTVRDLAERGLSPFLLADAVLSRSTEDRRVGLDLCRDAGAHVVTVEAALFDLLERAGTPEFKKVSAAVR, via the coding sequence ATGCCCACCTTCCGCCTCAAGCTGGACCAGGCCGCGTTGCTCGTCGTGGACATCCAGGAGCGGCTGTGCGCCGCCATGGACCGGGACGCGCTGGACCGGATGCTCGCGCGCACCAACGCCGCCATCGAAGGGGCCCGCGCGCTCGGCCTGCCCATCATCGTCACCGAGCAGTACTCCAAGGGGCTGGGCCCCACGCACTCGCTGGTGCGCATGCGCCTGTCCGACGTGAAGCCCGTGGAGAAGATGGAGTTCAGCGCGGCCGTGCCGGACACGCTGGCCGCGCTGGGCAACCGCCGTCAGGTGCTGGTGGCCGGGATGGAGGCGCACATCTGCGTCTTCCAGACGGTGCGTGATTTGGCGGAGCGCGGGCTGTCGCCCTTCCTGTTGGCGGACGCGGTGCTGTCGCGCTCGACGGAGGACCGCCGGGTGGGGCTCGACTTGTGCCGCGACGCGGGCGCCCACGTCGTCACCGTGGAGGCCGCGCTGTTCGACTTGCTCGAGCGTGCGGGCACGCCCGAGTTCAAGAAGGTCTCCGCGGCGGTCCGCTGA
- a CDS encoding MerC domain-containing protein, whose amino-acid sequence MAVSDSTSSRSRWDGVGQFLSALCIVHCVVLPLVLGLLPVAVSGVMEGEAVHRWLLVPVVTSALVAFLPGWRLHRRASAPGLAVLGLMLLSAGAFLVPEGATGPWETVLTLSGGVVMVMAHACNRSLCRDCCPAEAA is encoded by the coding sequence ATGGCTGTTTCGGATTCGACGTCGTCGCGCTCGCGCTGGGATGGCGTGGGCCAGTTCCTCTCGGCGCTGTGCATCGTCCACTGCGTGGTGCTGCCGTTGGTGCTGGGCCTCTTGCCGGTGGCCGTCTCAGGCGTGATGGAGGGCGAGGCCGTGCACCGGTGGCTCCTCGTACCGGTGGTCACAAGCGCGCTGGTGGCCTTCTTGCCCGGCTGGCGCCTGCACCGGCGCGCGTCGGCACCGGGGCTCGCGGTGCTGGGCCTGATGCTGCTGTCGGCCGGGGCCTTCCTCGTCCCGGAGGGCGCCACGGGCCCCTGGGAGACGGTGCTCACCTTGTCGGGCGGGGTGGTGATGGTGATGGCCCACGCGTGCAACCGCTCCCTGTGCCGCGACTGTTGCCCCGCCGAAGCAGCGTGA
- a CDS encoding tetratricopeptide repeat protein, with translation MLARLLRADEPSVYVQIPWEEVADVALPSPPLREGLGTAHLTVSTREPLAQAYFDQGLRMLHLGWGLEARRAFAEAVRRDSELAMAWWGLALTRGAGARFARPRADAIRRALSVSEGSSDLEQRYIVAASLLADKGPANGRHAFVRDMECLVDRYPEDAEARLLLAGFLLDGYEADGRPGQGLPYAQALLRELLRTHPDHAGVHHAWVNAMLHSARPEVALESARRLVELAPGASPALLTAGRLLLRVGHGDEARRALEAAVAADDAYLAAEELPASAAPSAEAAMRLLSEACAEAGRYADAQSWARRLRHRVETVEGEPQASLFASLTLVAAHLRFGFFRAAADVPMELPGPASLADHALRDGVRHYTRGLCALESGRLTAVEQACDLLDALHPPLSEARRSEGRALCPRDVARVVEVAALELRGALEARRGETGRAEATLTRALRLERRLRAAGPMPFWRPVREALAKLRLHSDREDRALTLARTLISERPGCGHVRLLSAEAHVALGAWDEAVTEFTAFLECWRDADPHLPELRRARLFIAGRGRVLRLVRPSEVATAPESESTEPRVLEKVS, from the coding sequence ATGCTGGCACGACTTCTTCGAGCCGATGAGCCATCCGTGTACGTCCAGATTCCGTGGGAGGAGGTCGCGGACGTGGCCCTCCCTTCGCCGCCGCTGCGCGAGGGCCTGGGCACCGCGCACCTGACGGTGAGCACCCGCGAGCCGCTGGCCCAGGCGTACTTCGACCAGGGGCTGCGGATGCTGCACCTCGGGTGGGGCCTGGAGGCCCGGCGCGCCTTCGCCGAGGCGGTGCGCAGGGACTCGGAGCTCGCCATGGCGTGGTGGGGCCTGGCCCTCACGCGCGGCGCCGGTGCCCGCTTCGCCCGGCCGCGCGCGGACGCCATCCGCCGCGCGCTGTCGGTGAGCGAGGGCAGCTCGGACCTGGAGCAGCGCTACATCGTCGCGGCCAGCCTGCTCGCGGACAAGGGCCCCGCCAACGGGCGTCACGCCTTCGTGCGCGACATGGAGTGCCTCGTGGACCGCTATCCCGAGGACGCCGAGGCGCGGCTGCTGCTGGCCGGCTTTCTTCTGGATGGCTACGAAGCGGATGGCCGTCCCGGGCAGGGGCTGCCGTATGCGCAGGCCCTGCTGCGCGAGCTGCTGCGCACGCACCCGGACCACGCGGGCGTGCACCACGCGTGGGTGAACGCCATGCTGCACAGCGCCCGGCCCGAGGTGGCGCTGGAGAGCGCGCGCAGGCTGGTGGAGCTCGCGCCCGGAGCCAGCCCGGCGCTGCTCACCGCCGGCCGGTTGCTGCTGCGGGTGGGGCACGGAGACGAGGCGCGCCGCGCGCTGGAGGCCGCGGTGGCCGCGGACGACGCGTACCTCGCGGCGGAGGAGCTGCCCGCGTCCGCGGCCCCGAGCGCCGAGGCGGCGATGCGGCTGCTCAGCGAGGCCTGCGCGGAGGCGGGGCGGTACGCCGATGCCCAGTCCTGGGCCCGGCGCCTGCGCCACCGCGTGGAGACGGTGGAGGGCGAGCCGCAGGCCTCGCTCTTCGCGTCCCTCACGTTGGTGGCCGCGCACCTGCGCTTCGGCTTCTTCCGCGCGGCGGCGGATGTGCCCATGGAATTGCCGGGGCCCGCGTCGCTGGCGGACCATGCCCTGCGCGACGGCGTGCGCCACTACACGCGGGGCCTGTGCGCGCTGGAGTCCGGCCGGCTGACGGCGGTGGAGCAGGCCTGTGACTTGCTCGACGCGCTCCACCCTCCGCTGTCGGAGGCGCGCCGCTCGGAGGGCCGGGCCCTCTGTCCTCGCGACGTGGCCCGCGTGGTGGAGGTGGCTGCGCTGGAGTTGCGTGGCGCGCTGGAGGCCCGCCGGGGTGAGACGGGCCGCGCCGAGGCCACGCTGACGCGCGCGCTGCGCCTGGAGCGTCGGTTGCGCGCGGCCGGGCCCATGCCCTTCTGGCGTCCGGTGCGAGAGGCGCTGGCGAAGCTGCGGCTGCACTCGGACCGCGAGGACCGGGCGCTGACGCTGGCACGGACGCTCATCTCGGAGAGGCCCGGCTGCGGGCACGTGCGCCTGTTGTCCGCCGAGGCCCACGTGGCCCTGGGCGCATGGGACGAGGCGGTGACGGAGTTCACCGCCTTCCTGGAGTGCTGGCGCGACGCGGACCCGCACCTGCCGGAGCTGCGCCGTGCGAGGCTGTTCATCGCCGGGCGGGGCCGGGTGCTGCGACTGGTGCGTCCGTCGGAGGTTGCTACGGCGCCGGAGTCCGAGAGCACGGAGCCCCGGGTCCTGGAGAAGGTGTCTTGA
- a CDS encoding Bax inhibitor-1/YccA family protein, translating to MAWETSGWQTVERDSANAVLVQESQRAFMSRVHGWMFGGLMLTGIMALATVSNASLMQAVLSWRLPLLLVQLGAVFALSFLAPRLSGPVAAVMFLGYSALTGMTLSIFFLVYTAGSIAQAFFLSAGVYGAMAIYGTVTKKDLSSWATFLFMGLVGIVLAGVVNLFLRSDGLSFVSACAAVLVFAGLTAYDNQKLREMHAGTGFSSAATVSIVGALVLYLDFINLFIAILRLLGKRR from the coding sequence ATGGCCTGGGAAACTTCCGGTTGGCAGACGGTCGAGCGCGACTCGGCCAATGCCGTGCTGGTGCAGGAGTCGCAGCGCGCCTTCATGTCGCGCGTGCACGGCTGGATGTTCGGTGGGCTGATGCTCACGGGCATCATGGCCCTGGCGACGGTGAGCAACGCGTCGCTGATGCAGGCGGTGCTGAGCTGGCGCCTCCCGCTGCTGCTGGTGCAGCTGGGCGCGGTGTTCGCGCTGAGCTTCCTCGCTCCCCGCCTGTCGGGTCCGGTCGCCGCGGTGATGTTCCTCGGCTACTCGGCGCTGACGGGGATGACGCTGTCCATCTTCTTCCTCGTCTACACGGCCGGCAGCATCGCGCAGGCATTCTTCCTCTCGGCGGGCGTCTACGGCGCCATGGCCATCTACGGCACCGTGACGAAGAAGGACCTGAGCTCGTGGGCCACGTTCCTCTTCATGGGCCTGGTGGGCATCGTCCTGGCCGGCGTGGTCAACCTCTTCCTGCGCAGTGACGGCCTGTCCTTCGTGTCGGCCTGCGCGGCCGTCCTCGTCTTCGCCGGCCTGACGGCGTACGACAACCAGAAGCTGCGGGAGATGCACGCCGGCACCGGCTTCAGCAGCGCCGCGACGGTGAGCATCGTCGGCGCGCTGGTGCTGTACCTGGACTTCATCAACCTGTTCATCGCCATCCTGCGCCTGCTCGGCAAGCGCCGGTAG